A genome region from Hevea brasiliensis isolate MT/VB/25A 57/8 chromosome 9, ASM3005281v1, whole genome shotgun sequence includes the following:
- the LOC110668472 gene encoding serine/threonine-protein kinase PBL34: MGLGSEDGKMKTSWDVGKSKGRKKKKKDSGGGGGDVVEEAETGCWIKFRFMGSCISSRSKVDSSVSGTSTHCESKSINDTSIDQPAAPAVSSTTTSNTESNSSTSKLEEELKIASRLRKFTFNDLKLATRNFRPESLLGEGGFGCVFKGWIEENGTAPVKPGTGLTVAVKTLNHDGLQGHKEWLAEVNFLGDLVHPNLVKLVGYCIEDDQRLLVYEFMPRGSLENHLFRRSLPLPWSIRMKIALGAAKGLAFLHEEAERPVIYRDFKTSNILLDADYNAKLSDFGLAKDGPEGDKTHVSTRVMGTYGYAAPEYVMTGHLTSKSDVYSFGVVLLEMITGRRSMDKNRPIGEHNLVEWARPHLGERRRFYRLIDPRLEGHFSIKGAQKAAQLAAHCLSRDSKARPLMSEVVEVLKPLPNLKDMASSSYYFQTMQAERTLSSPNAKNSNRTQGGLLRNGQQQRSLSIPNGSHASPHHHQYPHQSPKPNGKP, translated from the exons ATGGGATTAGGCAGTGAAGATGGAAAGATGAAGACTTCTTGGGATGTGGGCAAATCAaagggaaggaagaagaagaagaaagacagtggtggtggtggtggtgatgttGTGGAGGAGGCAGAGACTGGGTGTTGGATCAAGTTCAGGTTCATGGGGAGCTGCATTTCTTCAAGATCCAAAGTTGATAGCTCTGTTAGTGGGACCAGTACTCATTGCG AAAGTAAATCAATTAATGATACAAGTATAGACCAACCAGCAGCTCCTGCAGTCTCATCTACAACGACAAGTAATACAGAAAGTAATTCATCCACCTCTAAACTTGAAGAGGAACTTAAAATTGCTTCTCGACTGCGAAAATTCACATTTAATGATCTTAAGTTGGCAACAAGAAATTTTAGACCTGAGAGTCTTCTTGGTGAAGGTGGTTTTGGCTGTGTTTTTAAGGGGTGGATTGAAGAAAATGGAACTGCTCCGGTGAAACCTGGTACGGGACTTACTGTTGCCGTTAAAACCCTTAATCATGATGGGCTTCAGGGTCATAAAGAGTGGTTG GCTGAAGTGAATTTTCTTGGTGATCTTGTTCATCCTAACTTGGTTAAACTGGTTGGTTATTGCATTGAAGATGATCAGAGGCTTCTAGTCTATGAGTTTATGCCTCGAGGAAGCTTGGAGAACCACCTATTTAGAA GATCTCTTCCTCTTCCATGGTCCATAAGGATGAAAATTGCCCTAGGTGCTGCAAAGGGTCTTgcctttcttcatgaagaagctGAAAGACCAGTAATATATCGTGATTTTAAAACCTCCAATATCCTATTAGATGCG GATTATAATGCCAAGCTTTCTGATTTTGGACTTGCTAAAGATGGTCCTGAGGGAGATAAAACCCATGTATCAACCCGTGTGATGGGAACATATGGTTATGCTGCCCCAGAATATGTGATGACTG GGCATCTCACATCAAAGAGTGATGTCTATAGTTTTGGTGTAGTTTTACTTGAAATGATAACTGGCAGAAGGTCCATGGATAAGAATCGACCTATTGGAGAGCATAACCTTGTGGAATGGGCTCGGCCACATCTAGGCGAGAGAAGAAGATTCTACAGATTGATAGACCCTCGGCTTGAGGGCCACTTTTCAATAAAAGGTGCCCAGAAAGCAGCACAACTGGCTGCACACTGCCTTAGCCGGGATTCAAAAGCCAGGCCTCTGATGAGCGAAGTTGTGGAGGTGCTGAAGCCTCTGCCAAATCTCAAGGACATGGCAAGCTCATCGTATTATTTCCAGACCATGCAAGCTGAGCGAACTTTATCCAGCCCAAATGCCAAAAATAGCAACCGAACACAAGGAGGATTGTTGAGGAATGGACAGCAACAGAGGAGCCTTTCAATACCAAATGGTTCCCATGCATCTCCTCACCATCATCAATACCCCCATCAATCGCCAAAACCCAATGGAAAACCATAG
- the LOC110668473 gene encoding hypersensitive-induced response protein 1 isoform X1, which yields MLVLFRGNFNPFPLNLHLLLTSLQKLQSFYLLNWIIIFGERQRNRGFSLQNSIDYYRCYCTWYDQKMGQALGCIQVDQSTVAVKETFGKFNEVLEPGCHCLPWCLGSQLAGHLSLRVQQLDVRCETKTKDNVFVNVVASIQYRALAEKAADAFYKLSNTRAQIQAYVFDVIRASVPKLDLDSAFEQKNEIAKAVEDELEKAMSHYGFEIVQTLIVDIEPDEHVKRAMNEINAAARLRVAANEKAEAEKILQIKRAEGDAESKYLAGLGIARQRQAIVDGLRDSVLAFSENVPGTTSKDVMDMVLVTQYFDTMKEIGASSKSNSVFIPHGPGAVRDIATQIRDGLLQANST from the exons ATGCTGGTTTTGTTTCGCGGAAATTTCAATCCCTTCCCACTGAATTTGCATCTACTTCTAACTTCTTTGCAGAAATTACAATCCTTTTATCTGCTGAACTGGATAATCATATTTGGAGAGCGGCAACGTAATCGTGGTTTTTCACTTCAAAACTCGATAG ATTATTACAGATGTTACTGTACTTGGTATGATCAGAAAATGGGACAAGCTCTGGGTTGTATTCAAGTGGACCAGTCAACTGTAGCTGTCAAGGAAACCTTTGGGAAGTTCAATGAGGTGCTTGAACCTGGTTGTCACTGTTTGCCTTGGTGTTTGGGGAGCCAGCTAGCAGGTCATCTTTCGTTACGTGTGCAGCAGCTGGATGTTCGATGTGAAACTAAAACCAAG GATAACGTGTTTGTTAATGTGGTTGCTTCTATTCAATACCGGGCACTGGCAGAAAAGGCTGCAGATGCTTTCTATAAGCTCAGCAATACCAGAGCACAGATCCAAGCCTATGTCTTTGATG TTATTAGGGCAAGTGTTCCAAAGTTGGATTTGGATTCAGCCTTTGAACAGAAAAATGAGATAGCAAAAGCTGTGGAAGATGAACTTGAGAAG GCTATGTCGCATTATGGATTTGAGATAGTTCAGACTCTTATTGTGGATATTGAGCCAGATGAGCATGTGAAGAGGGCAATGAATGAGATCAATGCAG CTGCTAGATTGAGGGTGGCTGCCAATGAAAAAGCTGAAGCAGAGAAGATTTTGCAGATCAAGCGAGCTGAAGGAGATGCAGAGTCAAAATATCTTGCAGGTCTTGGTATTGCTAGACAGCGCCAGGCCATTGTAGATGGGCTGAGAGATAGTGTTCTAGCTTTCTCTGAGAATGTACCAGGGACAACTTCTAAGGATGTCATGGACATGGTTCTAGTGACCCAATACTTCGACACCATGAAGGAGATTGGTGCATCCTCAAAGTCCAACTCTGTTTTCATACCTCATGGACCTGGTGCTGTGAGAGACATTGCCACACAGATCAGGGATGGTCTTCTTCAGGCCAACTCGACTTAG
- the LOC110668473 gene encoding hypersensitive-induced response protein 1 isoform X2 has translation MPPCVLQRCYCTWYDQKMGQALGCIQVDQSTVAVKETFGKFNEVLEPGCHCLPWCLGSQLAGHLSLRVQQLDVRCETKTKDNVFVNVVASIQYRALAEKAADAFYKLSNTRAQIQAYVFDVIRASVPKLDLDSAFEQKNEIAKAVEDELEKAMSHYGFEIVQTLIVDIEPDEHVKRAMNEINAAARLRVAANEKAEAEKILQIKRAEGDAESKYLAGLGIARQRQAIVDGLRDSVLAFSENVPGTTSKDVMDMVLVTQYFDTMKEIGASSKSNSVFIPHGPGAVRDIATQIRDGLLQANST, from the exons ATGCCTCCTTGTGTCTTGCAAAG ATGTTACTGTACTTGGTATGATCAGAAAATGGGACAAGCTCTGGGTTGTATTCAAGTGGACCAGTCAACTGTAGCTGTCAAGGAAACCTTTGGGAAGTTCAATGAGGTGCTTGAACCTGGTTGTCACTGTTTGCCTTGGTGTTTGGGGAGCCAGCTAGCAGGTCATCTTTCGTTACGTGTGCAGCAGCTGGATGTTCGATGTGAAACTAAAACCAAG GATAACGTGTTTGTTAATGTGGTTGCTTCTATTCAATACCGGGCACTGGCAGAAAAGGCTGCAGATGCTTTCTATAAGCTCAGCAATACCAGAGCACAGATCCAAGCCTATGTCTTTGATG TTATTAGGGCAAGTGTTCCAAAGTTGGATTTGGATTCAGCCTTTGAACAGAAAAATGAGATAGCAAAAGCTGTGGAAGATGAACTTGAGAAG GCTATGTCGCATTATGGATTTGAGATAGTTCAGACTCTTATTGTGGATATTGAGCCAGATGAGCATGTGAAGAGGGCAATGAATGAGATCAATGCAG CTGCTAGATTGAGGGTGGCTGCCAATGAAAAAGCTGAAGCAGAGAAGATTTTGCAGATCAAGCGAGCTGAAGGAGATGCAGAGTCAAAATATCTTGCAGGTCTTGGTATTGCTAGACAGCGCCAGGCCATTGTAGATGGGCTGAGAGATAGTGTTCTAGCTTTCTCTGAGAATGTACCAGGGACAACTTCTAAGGATGTCATGGACATGGTTCTAGTGACCCAATACTTCGACACCATGAAGGAGATTGGTGCATCCTCAAAGTCCAACTCTGTTTTCATACCTCATGGACCTGGTGCTGTGAGAGACATTGCCACACAGATCAGGGATGGTCTTCTTCAGGCCAACTCGACTTAG
- the LOC110668473 gene encoding hypersensitive-induced response protein 1 isoform X3 → MGQALGCIQVDQSTVAVKETFGKFNEVLEPGCHCLPWCLGSQLAGHLSLRVQQLDVRCETKTKDNVFVNVVASIQYRALAEKAADAFYKLSNTRAQIQAYVFDVIRASVPKLDLDSAFEQKNEIAKAVEDELEKAMSHYGFEIVQTLIVDIEPDEHVKRAMNEINAAARLRVAANEKAEAEKILQIKRAEGDAESKYLAGLGIARQRQAIVDGLRDSVLAFSENVPGTTSKDVMDMVLVTQYFDTMKEIGASSKSNSVFIPHGPGAVRDIATQIRDGLLQANST, encoded by the exons ATGGGACAAGCTCTGGGTTGTATTCAAGTGGACCAGTCAACTGTAGCTGTCAAGGAAACCTTTGGGAAGTTCAATGAGGTGCTTGAACCTGGTTGTCACTGTTTGCCTTGGTGTTTGGGGAGCCAGCTAGCAGGTCATCTTTCGTTACGTGTGCAGCAGCTGGATGTTCGATGTGAAACTAAAACCAAG GATAACGTGTTTGTTAATGTGGTTGCTTCTATTCAATACCGGGCACTGGCAGAAAAGGCTGCAGATGCTTTCTATAAGCTCAGCAATACCAGAGCACAGATCCAAGCCTATGTCTTTGATG TTATTAGGGCAAGTGTTCCAAAGTTGGATTTGGATTCAGCCTTTGAACAGAAAAATGAGATAGCAAAAGCTGTGGAAGATGAACTTGAGAAG GCTATGTCGCATTATGGATTTGAGATAGTTCAGACTCTTATTGTGGATATTGAGCCAGATGAGCATGTGAAGAGGGCAATGAATGAGATCAATGCAG CTGCTAGATTGAGGGTGGCTGCCAATGAAAAAGCTGAAGCAGAGAAGATTTTGCAGATCAAGCGAGCTGAAGGAGATGCAGAGTCAAAATATCTTGCAGGTCTTGGTATTGCTAGACAGCGCCAGGCCATTGTAGATGGGCTGAGAGATAGTGTTCTAGCTTTCTCTGAGAATGTACCAGGGACAACTTCTAAGGATGTCATGGACATGGTTCTAGTGACCCAATACTTCGACACCATGAAGGAGATTGGTGCATCCTCAAAGTCCAACTCTGTTTTCATACCTCATGGACCTGGTGCTGTGAGAGACATTGCCACACAGATCAGGGATGGTCTTCTTCAGGCCAACTCGACTTAG